The proteins below are encoded in one region of Vanessa tameamea isolate UH-Manoa-2023 chromosome Z, ilVanTame1 primary haplotype, whole genome shotgun sequence:
- the LOC113404026 gene encoding gamma-soluble NSF attachment protein-like, translated as MSAKLHEAQEHCKTAEKFLKTSLLKWKPDFDSAADEYSQAAQCFRIARDLKSSKECYLKASELYKKNRSFFHAGKAIENAIIVSKELTMPEELYSLGCESSSLYQQHGSGDSGANILDKVAKIIEENSPDLAVKLYQQAADVSSAESSQHQGSEYISKASRILVKLQRYDEAVDSLRHEIGFHQESGNINAIGRLTVAIVLVQLARGDAVAAEKAYKEWGNNCEVPEIQTLEQLLQAYDEEDRDSAKKALSSPFIRSMDVEYARLASTIPLPEGLEPVPKASVRENAAPSYVSQNAAYMEQDDNDEGKSQDTSFNTSAIDNTERKHDDEDELC; from the exons ATGTCTGCGAAACTCCATGAAGCTCAAGAGCATTGCAAGACAGCAGAAAAATT ttTGAAGACGTCTCTGCTGAAGTGGAAACCTGATTTTGATTCTGCAGCTGATGAGTACAGTCAGGCAG ccCAATGCTTTCGTATTGCCCGAGATTTGAAAAGCTCAAAAGAATGCTATTTAAAAGCTTCTGAATTATATAAGAAGAATCGCTCATTCTTCCATGCTGGTAAAGCAATTGAGAATGCTATTATAGTGAGCAAGGAGTTGACCATGCCTGAAGAG ttatattcGCTTGGCTGTGAATCTAGCAGTCTTTATCAGCAACATGGATCTGGTGACTCTGGGGCAAATATTTTGGATAAAGTTGCTAAAATCATTGAAGAGAATTCACCTGACTTGGCAGTGAAACTGTATCAGCAAGCTGCTGATGTTTCTTcg GCTGAAAGCAGTCAGCACCAGGGTTCGGAATATATCAGCAAGGCTTCAAGGATCTTAGTCAAACTCCAGAG GTATGATGAAGCTGTAGACAGCCTGCGTCATGAAATTGGTTTCCACCAAGAGTCTGGTAATATCAATGCAATCGGGAGGTTAACTGTTGCTATTGTTCTCGTCCAATTGGCAAGAGGTGATGCTGTTGCTGCTGAAAAAGCATATAAA GAATGGGGTAACAACTGTGAAGTTCCTGAGATACAAACACTTGAACAATTGTTGCAAGCCTATGATGAAGAAGATCGGGACTCTGCCAAGAAAGCACTCTCCTCACCTTTTATTCGCAGCATGGATGTGGAGTATGCTAGACTTGCAAGTACAATACCTCTTCCAGAAGGTTTGGAACCAGTTCCAAAAGCTAGTGTAAGAGAGAATGCAGCTCCATCATATGTAAGCCAAAATGCAGCATATATGGAG CAGGATGATAATGACGAAGGAAAATCTCAAGACACCAGTTTTAATACATCTGCAATTGACAATACAGAAAGAAAACATGATGACGAAGATGAGTTGTGTTAA